One window of Sphingobacteriales bacterium genomic DNA carries:
- a CDS encoding lipid A biosynthesis acyltransferase, with product MAYIGYLLFRFAVFIISRIPFPLLYGVSDILRFLMFHVFGYRKKIVLANLRRCFPAKTEIEIQNIAWKFYRNFCDITLESIKTFHLSAKEIKKRANFLSTGLANDLYERNQSFIAICAHYANWEWCAAVGLYARQKAITIFRPLANPYINAYGLKSRETFGMKFVPNHQTSLTFEQHRHQTIAVTFLADQNPGSIKKAYWVKYFDQDTACPYGPEKHAHNNNLPVYYVRVERIKRGYYNIELIPLAENPKDYAEGEITQKYMSLLEQIVKNKPEDWLWTHRRWKHKKPEPDGMG from the coding sequence GTGGCTTATATAGGATACCTGTTGTTCAGGTTTGCAGTTTTTATTATTTCCCGCATCCCCTTCCCACTGCTCTATGGGGTGTCGGACATCTTGCGGTTTTTGATGTTTCATGTGTTCGGCTATCGCAAAAAAATAGTTTTAGCCAATCTGAGGCGGTGTTTTCCGGCAAAAACCGAAATTGAAATTCAGAATATCGCATGGAAATTTTACCGCAATTTTTGCGACATCACCCTCGAAAGCATCAAAACCTTCCATCTTTCTGCCAAAGAAATCAAAAAAAGGGCAAATTTTCTCAGCACCGGCCTTGCCAATGATTTGTATGAGCGAAACCAAAGTTTCATTGCCATTTGCGCCCATTATGCAAACTGGGAATGGTGTGCCGCAGTGGGGTTGTATGCCCGGCAAAAAGCCATCACCATTTTCCGTCCGCTCGCAAACCCATATATCAACGCCTATGGGCTGAAATCACGCGAAACATTCGGGATGAAATTTGTCCCAAACCATCAGACTTCGCTCACCTTTGAACAACACCGGCACCAAACCATTGCCGTTACTTTTTTAGCAGACCAAAACCCGGGCAGCATCAAAAAGGCATATTGGGTAAAGTATTTTGATCAGGACACAGCCTGTCCTTATGGCCCCGAAAAGCATGCGCACAACAACAATTTGCCGGTTTATTACGTCCGCGTCGAGCGAATCAAACGGGGATACTATAATATTGAGTTAATACCTTTGGCCGAAAACCCGAAAGACTATGCCGAAGGTGAAATCACTCAAAAGTATATGAGCCTTTTGGAACAAATTGTCAAAAATAAGCCGGAAGACTGGCTTTGGACCCACCGACGGTGGAAACACAAAAAGCCCGAACCGGACGGGATGGGGTAA